One part of the Sebastes fasciatus isolate fSebFas1 chromosome 8, fSebFas1.pri, whole genome shotgun sequence genome encodes these proteins:
- the LOC141771986 gene encoding Ig-like V-type domain-containing protein FAM187A encodes MCETCKNLLHPQLSLMPPASSSPILLLLLFLLGCPEVWSYEAPEDRQDVFARRACPAFLTFTNAAYLSGVTLELPCHCKPSQIQSVVWFFRKHLGGSEVTRALTDYHGNRLLDPRRVPHSGDLRSRFSIRLFSLLIFRAGPDDSGIYICGSVHRDFFHAYDLDIQEARLSRFIPSSSTNTDTNTAPGRSHLSSGTNTNTNTAPSRSHLSSGTNTNTDTNTAPGHSHLSSGTNTDTNTASGRSHLSSGTNTDTNTASGRSHLSSGTNTDTNTAPGHSHLSSSTNTDNNTAPGRYHLSSGTNTDTNTAPSRSHLSSGTNTDTNTAPGRSHLSSGTNTDTNTAPGRSHLSSGTNTDTNTAPGRSHLSSGTNTDTNTAPGRSHLSSSNNTDTNTAPGRSHLSSGTNTDTNTDTNTCLLVSSRVKQRTNTKQTGKNIEAPYRAWSVCRRCDRDRNKRPEPLFQTFIGFQPWPVCDRCGVPGEQVRPGICYVDSRYLHPRYRHTNQSIASCGSGAVPWTLKQLKLRGSIGRLEVRSCQVTCQSQPPPSSSLRDLMAFLGYSSASRPVFHLNHPADRVLTLGCPGAQPNSAVAWDRGSQPIYRSQRWAGRDPDAAPIRLVVDSGNHLVFKPAKTEDSGVYYCWLHGHRAAEIHLLVYAHLGRGQSVTSHPDFPAALNTVLGGYAVMTAVFCLLVIGRAGVRLLRETHND; translated from the exons ATGTGTGAAACTTGTAAGAACCTTCTTCATCCTCAGTTAAGCCTCATGCCTCCTGCATCCTCCtctcccatcctcctcctcctcctcttcctcctcgggTGTCCTGAGGTGTGGAGCTACGAGGCTCCGGAGGATAGACAGGATGTGTTTGCTAGAAGAGCCTGTCCCGCCTTCCTGACCTTCACCAACGCTGCCTACCTGTCTGGAGTCACCTTAGAGCTGCCCTGCCACTGCAAACCATCACAG ATCCAGTCGGTCGTGTGGTTCTTTAGGAAACATCTGGGCGGCTCCGAGGTGACCAGAGCCCTGaccgattaccatggcaacaggctGCTGGACCCGAGGCGCGTCCCTCACAGCGGCGACCTGCGCAGTCGCTTCTCCATCCGTCTCTTCAGCCTGCTGATCTTCAGAGCGGGGCCTGACGACTCCGGCATCTACATCTGCGGCTCCGTCCACAGAGACTTCTTCCACGCTTACGACCTGGACATCCAGGAGGCTCGGCTGTCCCGCTTCATTCCGAG ctccagcaccaaCACCGACACAAACACCGCACCGGGCCGCTCTCACCTCAGCTCCggcaccaacaccaacaccaacaccgcACCAAGCCGCTCTCATCTCAGCTCCggcaccaacaccaacaccgacaccaacaCCGCACCGGGCCACTCTCACCTCAGCTCCGGCaccaacaccgacaccaacaCCGCATCGGGCCGCTCTCACCTCAGCTCCGGCaccaacaccgacaccaacaCCGCATCGGGCCGCTCTCACCTCAGCTCCGGCaccaacaccgacaccaacaCCGCACCAGGCCACTCTCacctcagctccagcaccaaCACCGACAACAACACCGCACCGGGCCGCTATCACCTCAGCTCCGGCaccaacaccgacaccaacaCCGCACCAAGCCGCTCTCACCTCAGCTCTGGCaccaacaccgacaccaacaCCGCACCGGGCCGCTCTCATCTCAGCTCCGGCaccaacaccgacaccaacaCCGCACCGGGCCGCTCTCACCTCAGCTCCGGCaccaacaccgacaccaacaCCGCACCGGGCCGCTCTCACCTCAGCTCCGGCaccaacaccgacaccaacaCCGCACCGGGTCGCTCTCACCTCAGCTCCAGCAACAACACCGACACCAACACCGCACCGGGCCGCTCTCACCTCAGCTCTGGCaccaacaccgacaccaacaccgacaccaacaCC TGTCTCCTCGTGTCCTCCAGGGTCAAACAAAGAACAAATACAAAGCAGACAGGGAAAAACATCGAAGCGCCGTACCGGGCCTGGTCGGTCTGCAGACGCTGTGATagagacag GAACAAACGTCCTGAGCCGCTATTCCAGACCTTCATCGGCTTCCAGCCCTGGCCGGTCTGCGATCGCTGCGGAGTACCCGGAGAGCAGGTTCGCCCGGGAATCTGCTACGTCGACTCCCGCTACCTGCATCCACGCTACAGACATACCAATCAGTCGATCGCTTCGTGCGGATCGGGGGCGGTGCCCTGGACGCTCAAACAACTGAAGCTACGCGGCTCCATAGGCAGGCTGGAGGTCCGAAGCTGTCAGGTCACCTGTCAGAGTCaacctcctccatcctcctccctccGGGATCTCATGGCCTTTCTTGGGTACAG tTCTGCCTCCCGGCCCGTGTTCCACCTGAATCACCCCGCGGACCGCGTCCTGACGCTGGGCTGTCCCGGGGCTCAACCCAACTCGGCCGTGGCCTGGGACCGAGGATCCCAACCCATCTACCGATCCCAACGCTGGGCGGGCCGCGACCCCGACGCCGCGCCCATCCGGCTGGTGGTAGACAGCGGAAACCACCTGGTGTTTAAACCTGCCAAGACTGAGGACTCAG GCGTCTACTACTGCTGGCTGCACGGTCACCGGGCCGCTGAGATACATCTGCTGGTCTACGCCCATTTGGGGCGGGGACAGTCGGTGACATCACATCCTGACTTCCCGGCAGCTCTCAACACCGTGTTAGGAGGGTACGCCGTCATGACGGCGGTGTTCTGCCTGCTGGTGATCGGCAGAGCCGGAGTCAGACTCCTCAGAGAAACTCACAACGATTAA